A stretch of DNA from Oculatellaceae cyanobacterium:
CCCGTGCTAGTCCAGTAAGCGCATTAAGATTATTAGGATCAGCAGCTAAAACTTGTTCAAATCTTTGTTGCGCTAATGGCAGATTATTCTGACGTTCAGCAATATTTCCTAAACTTACTAAAGCAGTCAAATTTTTAGGGTTTGTTTGCAATTGTGCTAAAAATTCTTGCTCTGCTTGCTGAAATTTACCTTGACGCTCAAGGCTAGCTGGATCAACTGCCAAACTTAAATCATAAGTTTGTTCTTGCCCTAAAGGATTACGAACTACTACGTTGAGATGACGGTTAGGTGCAAGGGGAACAGTAGCGTCAATTTTACCTTCTACAGTGGTGTCAATAATTGTGTTGTCAATAAATATTGAGTTAACAGGATTAATTTGAGCGACAATTTTAGCTTGAGTAGAAGCATTACTAGAACTATTTGGGGTGTTAACTGCTTGTAATACTTGGACATTTAGGCGTAAGTCGCCAGTATTAGCTTGCGGTGGAGTTGGTGCTTGACCTGGAATTACTAATGAGTAAAATCCAGGTTTTACTAAAACTGTTTTACCTTGAGCGCTGGTGGCTACAGCACCACTTTCTGTAGCAACTACGGTTTTACCGCTAGGGGTGACGCTAACACCAAATTCAGTACCGCGCACACCTGCAACACCAGCAGGGGTTTGAATTTCCAAACGAGAATTTGAGTTGGTAAAGCGGCGTAGTTGTAGTCTAGCTAATCCTCTTGGTACAGACAGTAAGGTAATTCTGCCACCGTTTCTGGCTACTTGTAAGTTTCTAATTTGTAGAACTGTATCTTCGATAATGCGAACACTTCCAATGTTGTCATCGAATGCTAAAACTGCTTGCGATCGCTTCCCAGTAACAATTTGATCGCCAATATTTTGTAAGCGATCGCCTACTCTAGCAGTTCTGCTACTACCACCTTTTGGTTGATAAGTAACTTTACCACTGATCTCACGCAATGTTAGTGAGCGTGTTGCACGGCTACTAGGAAGAGATAAGTCTGGTGCGGCTAAAACTGGAGTGGTATTTACTAAAGATATTCCCAACAGAGCCGTTAAAGCTAGGGACAGCACATAATGATTTTGACAGGTATTTGATTTCATCTATCAATTATCAAAGCTAATTTATCGAGTCTGGCTGGAGGCTGTTGATGCTGTATTAGGATAGGTATCAACAAAAGAAATAACTTGCCCCAATGCCTTTTCTATATCTATCAATAAAACGGGGGCTGCTGCTAGGTTGTTTTGACGGGCTTGCTGTTCTAACTGTTCCGCCAAATGGCTGATTTTTTTGGCACCAATATTGCCACTTGAGCCTTTAATTTTATGAGCTAAATGTAGAATTGTCAAAATATCGTTTGTCGCGATCGCATTCTGGAGTATAGCGATATTTTCTTGAACAGTTTCTATAAAACCTTGCAACAATTGCTTGACAAATTCGCAATCACCTTGACTAAACTCATTGAGTAAATTTATATCAACCGGAATTTCTATTAATTCTGATGTTGGCTGGGATGCTAATTGTTTAACAGCTTTATTAGCCCAATGTTCTAATTTTTCCAGTAATGCTTCCTTACGCACAGGTTTAGATAAAAAATCATCCATTCCAGAAGCAATACACTTATCTAAATCTTCCTTCATTGCGCTGGCGGTTAAAGCAATGATGATTGTATGTTTAGATTTCCCTTCCTGCCGTCGAATTTCTTCAGTTGCTTCATATCCATCTAAAATCGGCATTTGGCAATCCATTAATACTAGATCGTAGTCTTGTTTAACTAATTGTTCTAATACTTCTTGCCCGTTATTAGCTACATCCGCCGTGTAACCTAAGTTTTTTAGTTGATTTAATGCAACTTTTTGGTTAACTTTGTTATCTTCAGCTAAGAGAATTTTCACTTGCGATCGCCTAGTTTGAGTTTCTTGATCAATAGTAGTACCCACTTTACTGGTGGCTGTATGCTGATTTACAGATTGCTCTGCTTGGTTGTTAAAAGTAGTTACAGCAACTAAGCTATTGAGCATTTTCGAGGTTTTAACAGGTTTAATTAGATAATTGGCGATCGTGACATTAAGTAGTTTTTTAGCCCGTTCCAGTTGATTTACAGGAATCATTAAAATTAGCTGAGTATTAGCTAATTTTGGGTCAGTTTTAATCGTTCTGCTGAGGGTTTCGCCATCTATATCTGGTAGATTTAAGTCAAGCAAAGCGACTTGATAAGGATTACCGTTATCAACTGCTTGCTGTAAAATTTGGATAGCTGTTGCGCCCTTTTCTGCTAATTCTACTTGCATTCCCCAAGCTGTAGTGTGGTGTGCGATCGCATTACGAGTATCTAAAAAATTCTCTACCACCAACAACCGCACATTTTTTAATCTATCTACAGCATGATTTTCTAAAATTTGCGGTTGAGTAATTAATTGTTTATTTAAAGTAATTGTGAACCAAAAAGTAGCGCCTTCCCCCTCGGCGCTGGTAATACCAATTTCACCACCCATCAATTCCACTAATGCTTTACATATTGCTAAACCTAAACCTGTTCCACCATATTTTCTAGTAGTAGAAGCATCCGCTTGTG
This window harbors:
- a CDS encoding FecR domain-containing protein, whose amino-acid sequence is MKSNTCQNHYVLSLALTALLGISLVNTTPVLAAPDLSLPSSRATRSLTLREISGKVTYQPKGGSSRTARVGDRLQNIGDQIVTGKRSQAVLAFDDNIGSVRIIEDTVLQIRNLQVARNGGRITLLSVPRGLARLQLRRFTNSNSRLEIQTPAGVAGVRGTEFGVSVTPSGKTVVATESGAVATSAQGKTVLVKPGFYSLVIPGQAPTPPQANTGDLRLNVQVLQAVNTPNSSSNASTQAKIVAQINPVNSIFIDNTIIDTTVEGKIDATVPLAPNRHLNVVVRNPLGQEQTYDLSLAVDPASLERQGKFQQAEQEFLAQLQTNPKNLTALVSLGNIAERQNNLPLAQQRFEQVLAADPNNLNALTGLARVAVRSPQLDSVLIQRLDQQLQQQLQANPKNSQPLIWLGYIAYRQNQLSLAQQRLEQVLAEDAYNIDALIGAGLVYSAQQQPQQALAVFEKAASNLTEPSRTNEIQEYIQRARIRIYGTP